ACAGAAGTTGGCTTAGACGAGAGCCGCGCGCGAGTAAATAATTAATGTTTGCCAATAACCGAAGACACTTCCAGCGCTCGCAACTGCCAGTTACTGATCCCCAGCCCGCCAGCGGGCCAGCTCGCCCGTTGTCGAAGCCAACTCAACAAGTGTGCCCGCTGGTAATGCAAATGAGGCGTTTGTAATTGTTAGCTGCAGTTGGAGGATTAGGGTGTAGGCAAAGAGAGTGGGGAGAGTGAGGCTTCTAGGAGTCAGTTCCTACAAATATTAGAAGGAAAGTCGCAGGAAAGAACAGCACGCCGAGGAATAGACACTCTTTTAGAATTATTAGAACCATAGATACagatatcatatagctgccataggaatgaaaGGTCGAAAaattgaagaagaagaagtggTTATTATAAGGTGAAATTGAGGTAAACAGTGTTCTATGTTGTCTATTAACACAATTTCCTCAGCTTGGCCAGTAAGATTTAAAatatagtaaaataaaatgcgaGGAAAGAcattttattctattattttaaaatgattcACTAAGAAAACTCCTTTCACGGGTTACAGATTTTCAGATTTTCTATAAACACAACTATCTGAACGCCCTAATTTTACACTCCCTCTGTTAATCGCGAACTGGAGCCCAGCCAACTCTCATAGATAAAGCATGCAGTGGATAACAATATGCCACATAGCCAAACTCCAGCTGCCGCATAGTAGTACTCCAGATCATTGGAATTCACCTCCTGGTATCTGGCACGGTTTACAAAACGCAAACGTCCACTCTGAATCCCATGGGCAAACCCATCGCTTTTCATCTTGAGCAAGATTCCGCCCTCGAACATGCGCCGCACATACCAATTGAAGATCTTTAGGTAGGGGCGCCCATAGGCCGCGGGCATGAAGAAGGGCTGCTGGTAGATGATCTTCGGTAGCTTGTGGAATAATGGAACGCGTAAAAACTTTTGCTGGTACAGTGCAAACTCAATGCTATCTTCAAAGCCGTTGTGCAGCATGCTGGTGTTCAGTTCGAGTCGATATTTATCCACCAGCTGCTCCGGTGTGACCACCAGACGTTTGGCCAGCTGCGGATGCAGATCGGGCAGCTTGTGTAAAAAGTTCAATTCGACTTCCTCTTGCGGCAACTCGTAATCCGTGCCCTCCAAGTCGTCGAAGGTGTTCAGCTGCCTTTCATAAAGGCCCGCCGCCAAATTGCTGGACAGCTGCGCCAGGTAAAGATTGGTCAGCATTAACCCAGCTACTGTCATTATAGTGTAAAGCAGCAGGCGACGTGGCGCAGGTGGAGCAATCAGATCTCTGCCGGGCGGCAGAAAGAGCGTTAAGCGCAAGATTTCCAGAAAGGCGCCACTCAAAGTGCGGCGTCCCCGAGAGAGCAGAAACAATGCAGCACTACAGTAGATCAACATGGCCAGACATGCCAGCCAGGTGACCCAGTCGTAGGGCTTCAGCAGGTACATATACCTGGGCAACAGCCTAGCTGATGGTGCCATTAGAAAACTGTTCTCATGCCAGAGGACAACACTGCCCGTGAAATTCGGTGTCTCTGCCAGCAGATACGGTAAAAAGTCGACGAAGCGACTGCTGAGCGCTTCATTAGCTTCCTTTAAGGTATCCAGTGTGCGAGTTCGTATGCTGCCCTTGTAGTGGCTAATAAAGTCCAGTATCATACGCAGCATATAACCAGCATATATAACACGATTTCGATGGTCTCTAAAAAGAAAGGCCCTAGGTGCGCCGCTCGGCAGAATGCCACAAGTTATCTCAAACCCATGAAAATCCCAAAGCAAGCCACGTGTGCGATTAAAATACTGCAGCGTAGTTGCCATCTCCAGCAGTCGCAGTTTCGGATACGGCATATAGCTATACAGCTCCTGAGTGCGCGGCAACACCACTAGAATGTGCACCAAGCCCTGACGCCAGCAATGAGCAAAGAGTTGAAACAACTTACCCGGCGTGGCCGCCGGATAAATGATGAGCACATGCAGTTGCTGAGCACGCCACAGCCAGGTGGTGAGATAGCTAACCATGCTAAGAGCATGCGCGTCCTCCAGAAATATAATGGTCAGAGCACGTTCACTGAAGTTGCCATTAAGTACAAGCTGCAGTGTCGCATTGCTAATCCGAAGTGTTGGTATGCCAGGTACTCTAGTTGGCATCAGATTATCAAAAAGCGATTTGTTTCCAAACTCGACGTACACATTAAGTTCCATGTCGTACAAAGCGTTGAGCTGATCAATGCACTGGCCGACAAAGCTGCCCGGCAGCAACGTTAGATTCTGTAGCGTGTTCAGGTAAAGTAAGTCCATTGGAGCTCTTTGGGTCACCAAAAAGTTGGCGTGCTGCTTTTATAGATATAGTTTAGGGCAGGCCCCATCATTAGGACTACAATGTAGTCCACTTACAACACGTTTATTGATGTGCGTTAAGTACATAATTAACCatacaattgaaattgtttagtCATGTGCCCACGAAACAGCTCCAGCAGGAAGCAGAGCATTGACAATACCAAACCCACAGCCCACAAGACATACGCATAGTAATAGAATTCCAAATCGTATGGTTTCAGCTCATCCTCCTCACCACGATGTGAGTGATGCCACCTTCGATTGTTTCCAACCATGCATCGCTCTTCATCTTGGCAAGTATGCCACACTCGAAAATGCGTCTGAGATAGATATTCAGCATGCTAAGGTAAGGCAAGCCGGTGACCACTGGGACGGACATAAAACCATCGATGAAACTCTGTGTTGTCAGCTTGAAGAGCGGTACTTTCAGCAGGCGCTGTTGATAAAGAATGCCATCCAGGCGATCAATATAACCGATATACATGTAACTTGTGTTTAGAGCAATTCGAGAAGCATCCACAACGCTGACGTCAACAACGATAATGCGCTTTTTGACCGCATCTGGCATGGACTGCGCCCTTTTGAAGGTCTCGGCATAGGAATTTTCGAGCAGCAGTGGATAAGGAGCGCGTACGAGATCGTCGAAAGTATTGAACTGCGGTTCAAACAGACCC
The sequence above is a segment of the Drosophila virilis strain 15010-1051.87 chromosome 3, Dvir_AGI_RSII-ME, whole genome shotgun sequence genome. Coding sequences within it:
- the LOC6623939 gene encoding uncharacterized protein; this translates as MDLLYLNTLQNLTLLPGSFVGQCIDQLNALYDMELNVYVEFGNKSLFDNLMPTRVPGIPTLRISNATLQLVLNGNFSERALTIIFLEDAHALSMVSYLTTWLWRAQQLHVLIIYPAATPGKLFQLFAHCWRQGLVHILVVLPRTQELYSYMPYPKLRLLEMATTLQYFNRTRGLLWDFHGFEITCGILPSGAPRAFLFRDHRNRVIYAGYMLRMILDFISHYKGSIRTRTLDTLKEANEALSSRFVDFLPYLLAETPNFTGSVVLWHENSFLMAPSARLLPRYMYLLKPYDWVTWLACLAMLIYCSAALFLLSRGRRTLSGAFLEILRLTLFLPPGRDLIAPPAPRRLLLYTIMTVAGLMLTNLYLAQLSSNLAAGLYERQLNTFDDLEGTDYELPQEEVELNFLHKLPDLHPQLAKRLVVTPEQLVDKYRLELNTSMLHNGFEDSIEFALYQQKFLRVPLFHKLPKIIYQQPFFMPAAYGRPYLKIFNWYVRRMFEGGILLKMKSDGFAHGIQSGRLRFVNRARYQEVNSNDLEYYYAAAGVWLCGILLSTACFIYESWLGSSSRLTEGV